One genomic window of Methanosarcina acetivorans C2A includes the following:
- a CDS encoding SRPBCC family protein produces the protein MITLKDSVVINRPPEVVFSWFAHFEENCKAWHKDHVLARWVKGRNFEKGSVLYAEEYLGGKLEKLSFEITNCVPNELIEYKVLFPESIICSKGSFSIKPADGGSVFTATLSFRFGRVLSKLAGKRVEAIRVHMREEGENLKVLLEK, from the coding sequence ATGATAACGCTGAAAGATTCCGTCGTAATAAATCGACCGCCGGAAGTTGTTTTTTCATGGTTTGCCCATTTTGAGGAAAACTGCAAAGCCTGGCACAAAGACCACGTACTTGCCAGGTGGGTCAAAGGAAGAAATTTTGAAAAAGGTTCCGTGCTTTATGCCGAGGAATACCTTGGGGGCAAACTGGAAAAGTTGAGCTTTGAAATTACAAATTGCGTACCGAATGAACTTATCGAGTATAAGGTATTGTTCCCGGAGTCCATAATCTGTTCGAAGGGCTCGTTTTCCATAAAGCCTGCCGATGGTGGGAGTGTTTTTACTGCCACACTTTCTTTCCGGTTTGGCAGGGTGCTTTCGAAGCTTGCCGGGAAGAGAGTTGAAGCTATCAGGGTGCATATGAGAGAAGAAGGGGAGAATCTGAAGGTTCTGCTGGAGAAATGA
- a CDS encoding ATP-grasp domain-containing protein — translation MIILDEPYVSQILRDTIVEMNLPVLKNSTSERLGLSKEINLLKDAEFIELFKTENSRKIYSNSENSLAWIANNLGFTGIPEKIGIFKDKLRFRELMGHIYPDFSYQGVDFASLDELDIGAVKKPFIIKPAIGFFSAGVYRVDTPEEWEKVLPALKQEMEDIEDLFPPQVFNSGKFVLEDHIDGPELAVDAYYNSEGKPVILNILEHLFPSEDDVEDKVYTTSKKTIENYLEAVTELLCKINEVAKLWDFDIKDFEIQDSDVRDYERRDSELRNFELPDVQGKGLRDFPLHIELRVDKMDRLIPIEVNPIRFAGWCTTDIAYYAYGINVHRYFCEGLEPDWEEVLRDKERNGRTYCLLIAKKPDEIKTEKIETFDYEGLRSCFEKPLELRKLDYRQYPVFAFLFTETEDNSWEEIERYLKSDLMDFIRIRAEKGGKGEK, via the coding sequence TTGATCATACTTGATGAGCCATACGTTTCTCAAATTCTGAGGGATACCATTGTAGAAATGAACCTGCCTGTCCTGAAAAACTCAACCTCTGAACGCCTGGGCTTAAGCAAGGAAATAAACCTCCTGAAAGACGCCGAATTTATCGAACTTTTCAAAACCGAGAATTCCCGCAAAATTTACAGCAATTCCGAAAATTCCCTTGCCTGGATAGCAAACAACCTCGGGTTTACAGGCATCCCTGAAAAGATCGGGATTTTTAAAGATAAGCTCAGATTCAGGGAACTGATGGGACATATCTATCCTGATTTTTCCTATCAAGGAGTGGATTTTGCCAGCCTGGACGAGCTGGACATTGGAGCCGTCAAAAAACCGTTCATAATCAAACCTGCAATCGGCTTCTTCAGTGCAGGGGTATACAGGGTCGATACCCCAGAAGAATGGGAAAAGGTCCTGCCAGCCTTAAAGCAGGAAATGGAAGACATAGAAGACCTTTTCCCGCCTCAGGTCTTTAACTCCGGAAAATTTGTCCTCGAAGACCACATTGATGGGCCGGAACTTGCGGTAGATGCTTATTATAACAGCGAAGGAAAGCCGGTTATCCTGAATATTCTGGAACATTTGTTTCCTTCGGAAGATGATGTTGAAGATAAGGTCTACACGACTTCAAAAAAGACTATTGAGAACTACCTGGAAGCCGTAACTGAATTGCTTTGCAAGATAAATGAAGTTGCAAAACTGTGGGATTTTGATATAAAGGATTTTGAAATACAGGATTCTGATGTAAGGGATTATGAAAGAAGAGACTCGGAGCTGCGAAATTTTGAACTACCTGATGTACAAGGAAAGGGATTGAGGGATTTCCCGCTGCATATCGAGCTGAGGGTAGATAAAATGGACAGGTTGATACCCATAGAAGTAAACCCGATCAGGTTTGCTGGGTGGTGCACAACCGACATTGCATATTATGCATACGGGATCAATGTCCACAGGTATTTTTGCGAGGGACTGGAACCCGACTGGGAAGAGGTTTTAAGAGATAAAGAGAGGAATGGCAGAACCTACTGTCTTTTGATTGCTAAAAAGCCGGATGAAATTAAAACGGAAAAGATCGAAACATTCGATTACGAGGGTCTTCGTTCCTGTTTTGAAAAGCCCCTAGAGCTCAGGAAGCTTGACTACAGGCAGTATCCGGTTTTTGCATTTCTTTTTACCGAAACAGAAGACAATAGCTGGGAAGAGATCGAGAGATATTTGAAGTCGGATTTAATGGATTTCATCCGAATTCGCGCGGAAAAGGGAGGAAAGGGAGAAAAATAA
- a CDS encoding rhodanese-like domain-containing protein — MNKQCMLFFAAILLAFLIISPGMAAASKCTYTNVTACDARQMIEEEDIFILDVCTPSGYDDGQIEGAVLIPLRNLKSDPDALSPDELLPARMKELPCNRNTKILVYCKVGKRGAEASSLLVDAGYKEVSNLEGGLTKWVQEGYPIVATYDSWKNVWYLLLSPQ; from the coding sequence TTGAATAAACAATGCATGTTATTTTTTGCTGCAATTCTTCTAGCGTTTCTCATAATTTCACCTGGAATGGCAGCAGCAAGCAAATGCACATACACAAATGTGACTGCCTGCGATGCTAGACAGATGATCGAAGAAGAAGATATATTTATTCTGGATGTTTGTACACCATCTGGATATGACGATGGACAAATTGAAGGGGCAGTACTGATACCACTGAGAAATTTAAAATCAGACCCTGATGCGTTATCCCCTGATGAGCTGTTACCGGCAAGAATGAAAGAGTTACCGTGTAATAGAAATACAAAAATACTTGTTTATTGCAAGGTAGGAAAAAGAGGCGCTGAGGCGAGCAGTCTGCTGGTAGACGCTGGTTACAAAGAGGTATCTAACCTGGAAGGCGGGCTCACCAAATGGGTACAGGAAGGATATCCAATTGTAGCAACCTATGACTCATGGAAGAATGTGTGGTATCTCTTATTGTCGCCACAATAA
- a CDS encoding KUP/HAK/KT family potassium transporter yields MFSKSDFRGIINSMGLVFGDIGTSPIYTLTVIFLLTRPTEVHVIGVLSLIIWTLITLVTVEYAWLAMSLGKKGEGGTIVLKELLVPLIKSGRNAAFITLLAYIGVSFLVGDGVITPAISILSAVEGLRIIPDFQDIGQGAIMFIAGIIAVALFSVQSKGTEEITWVFGPVMVLWFASLAFSGIASIFYTPGVLRAINPYYAISFLLHNGFTGFFVLSEVILCATGGEALYADMGHLGREPILKAWRLVFSALVLNYLGQGAFIIRNPESKNILFEMINQQAEVIYIPFLILSITATIIASQAMISGMFSIVYQGITTRIIPMLKIDYTSGKLRSQIYIGAVNWLLLISVLFMIFEFRDSHRLAAAYGLAVTGTMSITGLMMTLIFYLKGRMFRSFVSLFVTVIDVVFLLSNTYKIPHGGYWSIVIAAIAFSLIIIYTSGQKKLYELMNPMKIGDFLEKYKQVYASENKISGTALFFARDINYVPRYISNVMFENNIIYEDNIFISIIKCESPFGVKSSFAKDLAKGLRVFEINVGYMEVIDVVQILKDKGIQEKTIFYGIEDILTSNLIWKVFSVIKKLSPSFVQFYKLPSDKLHGVLTRFEM; encoded by the coding sequence TACGGTTATATTCCTTCTAACAAGGCCTACGGAAGTTCATGTGATAGGCGTTTTATCTTTAATTATCTGGACCCTTATCACACTAGTAACCGTGGAGTACGCCTGGCTTGCGATGAGCCTGGGAAAAAAAGGAGAAGGAGGGACTATTGTTTTAAAAGAACTGCTCGTCCCTCTCATTAAATCCGGCCGAAATGCGGCTTTTATCACGCTGTTAGCGTATATAGGGGTCTCTTTTCTTGTAGGGGACGGGGTCATTACACCTGCAATCAGCATCCTGAGTGCCGTTGAAGGCCTGAGGATCATACCTGATTTCCAGGACATCGGGCAGGGGGCTATTATGTTCATTGCCGGCATAATCGCAGTAGCTCTTTTTTCAGTCCAGAGCAAGGGAACGGAAGAAATCACCTGGGTCTTCGGTCCAGTAATGGTTTTATGGTTTGCATCCCTCGCATTTTCAGGTATTGCCTCAATATTTTACACTCCTGGTGTGCTAAGAGCCATAAACCCTTATTATGCTATCAGTTTTCTCCTACATAACGGGTTTACGGGATTTTTTGTATTATCCGAAGTTATCCTGTGTGCGACCGGAGGAGAAGCACTGTACGCCGATATGGGGCATCTGGGAAGGGAGCCGATTCTGAAAGCTTGGAGACTTGTATTTTCCGCACTGGTCTTGAATTATTTAGGACAGGGAGCATTTATCATTAGAAACCCGGAGTCAAAAAATATTCTCTTTGAAATGATAAATCAGCAGGCAGAGGTCATATATATCCCATTCCTTATCCTGAGTATCACAGCTACGATTATTGCTTCTCAGGCCATGATCAGTGGCATGTTCTCAATAGTATATCAGGGCATTACGACCCGGATAATTCCCATGCTGAAGATCGATTATACTTCAGGCAAATTGCGGTCCCAGATATATATCGGTGCAGTAAACTGGCTTCTCCTTATTTCCGTCTTATTTATGATTTTTGAGTTCAGGGACTCCCACAGACTTGCAGCTGCATACGGGCTGGCAGTTACGGGAACCATGTCAATTACGGGCCTGATGATGACTTTGATTTTTTATTTAAAAGGGAGGATGTTCAGGTCTTTTGTATCTCTTTTTGTGACCGTTATCGACGTAGTATTTCTCCTTTCGAACACTTATAAAATCCCTCATGGAGGTTACTGGTCCATTGTGATAGCAGCAATTGCATTTTCTTTGATCATTATATACACTTCCGGACAAAAGAAGCTTTATGAACTGATGAACCCCATGAAGATTGGTGATTTCCTTGAAAAATATAAGCAGGTGTATGCCAGTGAAAATAAAATCAGTGGGACTGCTCTTTTCTTTGCCCGAGACATAAATTATGTTCCCAGGTACATTTCCAATGTAATGTTTGAGAACAACATTATTTATGAAGACAACATCTTTATTTCAATTATCAAATGTGAAAGTCCTTTCGGAGTAAAAAGCTCTTTTGCAAAGGATCTGGCAAAAGGGTTGAGAGTTTTTGAGATAAATGTGGGGTATATGGAAGTAATTGACGTTGTTCAGATCCTTAAAGATAAAGGCATTCAGGAAAAAACAATATTTTACGGAATAGAAGACATTCTTACCAGTAATCTTATATGGAAAGTCTTTTCTGTAATTAAAAAACTGTCCCCTTCTTTTGTCCAGTTCTATAAGCTTCCTTCTGATAAGCTTCATGGGGTTTTGACAAGGTTTGAAATGTGA